Sequence from the Deltaproteobacteria bacterium genome:
GAGAGCGGAGTCCATCGAGTCCAGCGGGTTCCGAGCACCGAGTCGCAGGGCAGGCTCCATACCTCTGCAGTCACCGTCGCGGTTCTTCCCGAGGCCGAAGAGGTGGAGGTCGAGATCGATCCGGCAGACCTGCGAATCGACTTCTATCGCTCCTCCGGCCCAGGGGGACAGAGCGTCAACACGACGGATTCTGCGGTCAGAATCACTCATCTTCCTACCGGTTTGACAGTGACCTGCCAGGACGAAAAATCCCAGCACAAGAACCGGGCCAAGGCGCTGAAGGTATTGCGGTCCAAACTCCTGGATCTCGAGCGGAGAGAACAGCAGATGGAGATCTCCGAAAAGCGGCGGTCCATGGTCGGAACGGGTGATCGGAGTGAGAGGATCCGGACCTACAATTACCCTCAGAATCGTGTGACCGACCACAGGATTGGGATGACTGTCTACAGACTCAACGAGATTCTGGAGGGCGATATTCAGGAGATCATCGATGCTCTGGTGGCCTATTTTCAAGCCGAATCCCTGAAGGCACACATGGGAAGTTGAGATTGACGAAAGAACGCTGGACCGTGCTGAAGGTCATCGAGTGGACCCAGGGATACCTGCGGGCAAGGGCGATTCCGAGTCCTCGGTTGGAGAGCGAGCTGCTTCTCTCCCATGCTTTGGGCCTCGACCGTGTCGGTCTCTATCTCCACCATGACATGGTTCTCTCGCCGAGCGAGTTGGAACGTTTTCGTGAATTGATCAAGAGGAGGACCCGAGGCGAGCCGCTGCCTTACATCACCGGTTACAAGGAGTTCTGGTCGATCCCTTTCAGGGTCGATCCCTCTGTGCTCATCCCTCGCCCGGAGACGGAGGTCCTGGTGGAGGAGGCCCTGAGGATCATCGGTTTGGAGGGATGGACCGATCCACTTGTCCTCGACTTGGGAACCGGATGCGGGGCGATTGCCGTCTCCCTGGCAAAGTCGATCTCCTCGGGCCGGATCGTTGCTACGGATCTGTCGTGGGAAGCCCTTGCTCTGGCCAGGGAAAACGCACTTGCCCAGGGTGTTTCCGGCAGGATATGTTTTGTTCAGGGGGACGGTCTCTCTTTCATGAAGTCGACGGCTGGAATCTTCGATCAGATCGTCTCCAACCCCCCATATGTCAGTCACGAAGAGATCGAGAGCCTTCAACCTGAGATCCGGGACTTTGAGCCGAGGCATGCCCTGGACGGGGGCCCGGACGGTCTCGAATTCCACCGGGAGCTCCTCAGCCAAGTTCCTTCAAGACTTAAGAGCGGGGGGTGGCTGATAGTCGAGATTGGCGCGGGTCAGGGGCCGAAGATCCTTGAGTCGGCCGAGAAGGCTTCGTGGACGAAACGGGTGAGGATAATTCGGGACTATGCTGGGAGAAGCCGGGCATTGGTCGCCCAGAAGAGATAGAAGATGGTTGTGGTTGGATCTCCCTTGACAGTCCGGGAGACGTCCTTGAGATGACTAAGTAAAGCCGGAGGCCGGTGGTGGAGAAGATCATTATCGAGGGTGGAAACCGGCTCATCGGGGATGTGAAGATCAGCGGATCGAAAAACGCGGCCCTCCCACTGTTCGCTGCGGCCATTCTCTGTCACAGTCCGACCGTCTATCACAATGTTCCTCACCTGAGAGACGTAGTTACAATCCAGAGGGTGCTCCGTAATCTTGGGGTACAGATCGAGAATAATCCAGATGGATCGGTGCGCATCGACAGCTCGGCTCTTTCGGGACATGAAGCGCCTTACGAGCTTGTGAAGACCATGCGGGCGTCCATTCTCGTACTTGGCCCGCTTGTTGCGAGAATGGGAAGAGCGGTCGTTTCATTGCCGGGGGGGTGTGCCATAGGAGCCCGGCCTGTGAACCTCCATCTCCGGGGTCTGGAGGTGCTCGGGGCCAAGATCAGACTCGACCACGGGTACATATCCGCTGAAGCGGAGCGGCTCAAGGGCGGCCATCTCTGCCTCGATGTTCCGACCGTTACGGGGACCGAGAATCTCATGATGGCCGCTGCCCTGGCAGAGGGGACAACGGTCATAGAAAACGCGGCTCAGGAGCCGGAGGTGGCCGAACTTGCAAGGGTTCTGAACAAGATGGGTGCCAGAATCTCGGGTGCAGGGACAAGCACCCTTCGTATCGATGGTGTGGAAGGCCTCGAAGGGACGGATCATACGATCATGGCTGACAGGATCGAGGCAGGTACCTTCATGGTGGCGGCCGGTCTGACCCAGGGGAACCTCTCACTCCTCAACTGCCCGATGCCTCACCTGGAGGCGGTTGTCAGGAAGTTGGGAGAGGCGGGCCTTGAGATCTACCAGGATGGGGAGGCCGTACGGGTCGTGGGGACACGCCGGATCAGGAGCGTAGATGTGAAGACCCTGCCCTATCCTGGTTTTCCCACGGACATGCAGGCTCAAACAATGGTCCTCATGTGTCTGGCCCGGGGCCTCAGCGTGATCTGCGAGACGGTTTTCGAGAATCGTTTCATCCATGTCAGCGAGCTCAGACGGATGGGTGCGGACATCAAGGTCAATTCAAACAGTGCGATCGTGACGGGCGTGAAACGGTTAAGCGGAGCCGAGGTCATGGCGACCGATCTGCGGGCAAGCGCTTCCCTGGTACTTGCAGGTTTGGCTGCCGAAGGGGTGACGAAGGTCTCCAGGGTATACCATTTGGACCGCGGGTACGAGGATCTGGAGAAGAAGCTCCTAAGGCTGGGAGCCAGGATCAAGAGGGTCCAGGAACACTAGGAAGGATCGGGTGGAGAGAGACTCCCCCGGGCTTTTCGCAAAGGAGAGGGGCCGCGGCGATGGGCAAGAGGATGGGCTCGTTGTTGGAGATGGCCATGGCGGGCGTTGTTCTGGTGGGATGTGCGGGGTCGGCGGTGCGGGAAAGCCAATCCCTTGTTCCGTCCGATACGGATCCGGGGGTCATAGCCGTAGTCCCTTTTCACGCATCCGGGGCTGATGCTGAGAGGGAACTGCTTCGCTACGGGGGATTTACCGGATATGTCGCGGCAGGGGATGTTGCTGCCCAAGGCCCGGAGACCGTGACGACTCTGTTCCGCCAGAGATTGATCGCGCACGGTTACAGCTTGGTTTCCCAGGAGATCATAGCAGAGGCGCCCTCCTTTGCTACGAGGTTCCAGGAAAACCCCCTGGCCTTTGCCCGGCGGCTCGCCCGGGAGGTCAAGGCGGACAGTGTACTGATGGGAGAGGTATTCCGCTACAGGGAAAGAGTCGGTAACGCCTGGGGGGCTCGACAGCCGGCTTCGGTGGCCTTTGTGGCGCTGCTGGTCAGGGGTGAGAATGGGGAGTCGTTGTGGCGGGGGAGGTTCGATGAAACCCAGAAGCCCCTTTCAGAGGATGCCCTCGATTTTTTCTCCTTTGTGCGCCGCGGCGGCAGGTGGCTCACTGCAAGGGAGCTCGCCTCGGACGGCATAAACCGCGTTCTACTGACCTTCCCGGGTCTGGGCAGGGTCGGAGTGAATCGGTAGAACCTGGGATCGACCGAATTGGCAGAAGGTTTCAAAAGAGGATTGCACGGGTGGAGGGCCGATCGTCTGAAGAGCTCATGGTTCCGCCATGCGGTCGTGATCCTCTCTACCGGCCTCTACGTGGGGTTTTGCCCCGTTGCACCAGGCACGGCCGGAACCCTCCTGGCCGTGCCTCTTTTTCTTGTGCTCTCCAGGCTGTCGCCCCTTTCGTATGGAATCACCGTGTTGGCCTTTCTGTTTGCGGCTGCCTGGATCTCAGGGGCCGGGGAGGTTGTGTTCGGAGAAAAGGACAGCGGTCGTATCGTCATAGACGAGATCGGCGGCTTCCTGGTGACCATGGGCTTCATTCCTCCTCTGCCTTTCTACGTGGCTTCGGGCTTCCTCCTCTTCCGCTTGCTGGACGTTACAAAACCCTTTCCCATCAGGAGGCTCGAGAAGCTCGAGTACGGCTGCGGGGTGGTGGCCGACGACGTGATGGCAGGGATCTATAGCGCCGGTGTGCTTCACGGTTTGTTCCTCTTTTGGGGGAACAGACCTCCTCTGCTTCCGTGAATGTTCATGGCGGAGAGGAGTCCGCCCCTTCACCCCGGG
This genomic interval carries:
- a CDS encoding phosphatidylglycerophosphatase A; the protein is MKSSWFRHAVVILSTGLYVGFCPVAPGTAGTLLAVPLFLVLSRLSPLSYGITVLAFLFAAAWISGAGEVVFGEKDSGRIVIDEIGGFLVTMGFIPPLPFYVASGFLLFRLLDVTKPFPIRRLEKLEYGCGVVADDVMAGIYSAGVLHGLFLFWGNRPPLLP
- the prmC gene encoding peptide chain release factor N(5)-glutamine methyltransferase codes for the protein MTKERWTVLKVIEWTQGYLRARAIPSPRLESELLLSHALGLDRVGLYLHHDMVLSPSELERFRELIKRRTRGEPLPYITGYKEFWSIPFRVDPSVLIPRPETEVLVEEALRIIGLEGWTDPLVLDLGTGCGAIAVSLAKSISSGRIVATDLSWEALALARENALAQGVSGRICFVQGDGLSFMKSTAGIFDQIVSNPPYVSHEEIESLQPEIRDFEPRHALDGGPDGLEFHRELLSQVPSRLKSGGWLIVEIGAGQGPKILESAEKASWTKRVRIIRDYAGRSRALVAQKR
- the prfA gene encoding peptide chain release factor 1 — its product is MFPRLDEIEKRYEELTRLLGKQEIVQRQEEYQKLAREFSELEKTVGYYREYKRIARELEENRNLLKEPDEEMRRLARDEIAELEEKMALVERDLKISLLPKDPNDDKNIFLEIRAGTGGEEASLFAADLFRMYARYSELRKWKIDIVSQSETGVGGLKEIIALIEGRGAYSQLKYESGVHRVQRVPSTESQGRLHTSAVTVAVLPEAEEVEVEIDPADLRIDFYRSSGPGGQSVNTTDSAVRITHLPTGLTVTCQDEKSQHKNRAKALKVLRSKLLDLERREQQMEISEKRRSMVGTGDRSERIRTYNYPQNRVTDHRIGMTVYRLNEILEGDIQEIIDALVAYFQAESLKAHMGS
- the murA gene encoding UDP-N-acetylglucosamine 1-carboxyvinyltransferase, with translation MEKIIIEGGNRLIGDVKISGSKNAALPLFAAAILCHSPTVYHNVPHLRDVVTIQRVLRNLGVQIENNPDGSVRIDSSALSGHEAPYELVKTMRASILVLGPLVARMGRAVVSLPGGCAIGARPVNLHLRGLEVLGAKIRLDHGYISAEAERLKGGHLCLDVPTVTGTENLMMAAALAEGTTVIENAAQEPEVAELARVLNKMGARISGAGTSTLRIDGVEGLEGTDHTIMADRIEAGTFMVAAGLTQGNLSLLNCPMPHLEAVVRKLGEAGLEIYQDGEAVRVVGTRRIRSVDVKTLPYPGFPTDMQAQTMVLMCLARGLSVICETVFENRFIHVSELRRMGADIKVNSNSAIVTGVKRLSGAEVMATDLRASASLVLAGLAAEGVTKVSRVYHLDRGYEDLEKKLLRLGARIKRVQEH